In a genomic window of Periophthalmus magnuspinnatus isolate fPerMag1 chromosome 3, fPerMag1.2.pri, whole genome shotgun sequence:
- the LOC117390719 gene encoding cell surface A33 antigen-like, with translation MGTWIFPLTFACLALVSGVRCITVVIPQVKYEFARGDNITLPCTFQSKITNPSLIIVTWTAEGVNGADDVVILTHYSLNGRTDYIAAYENRAKLDVDIQTGKVNLKLFSISLDDNRRFVCRLQIPGDGEGTPADTVELVVLVAPSPPICKVEGRAEYGQNINLTCRSEEGSPPPTYKWENRNVNNVPRMNEPRTTDKGGILSLYNISKDTSGFYICTSTNKIRSASCNLTLAVMPPSMLGSVGQTAGIIAGVVAALLIIIIIVYCCCCKKKDKDEEYTMGRVEAEDYHDKEPTENGEHRAARDDERNERDTREHRDHDDRHSDYDDPRSDYDDRRSDYTERRSDYDDHRSDYDRRDRYDNDRRDRRYDDDRRDRRYDDDRRYDSRDRRYDDEEYDDRPAPPANKPPRRDYDD, from the exons ATGGGGACGTGGATATTTCCGTTGACTTTTGCGTGTTTGG CTCTCGTCTCGGGGGTTCGCTGCATCACTGTGGTCATCCCTCAGGTTAAGTATGAGTTCGCTCGTGGAGACAACATCACTCTTCCCTGCACTTTTCAGTCTAAAATCACCAACCCCAGCCTCATCATCGTCACCTGGACCGCCGAGGGGGTCAACGGAGCAGACGAT GTGGTGATACTGACCCATTACTCACTCAACGGCAGGACGGACTACATTGCTGCTTACGAGAACCGCGCGAAACTGGACGTGGACATTCAAACTGGAAAGGTCAACCTCAagctcttctccatctctctagACGATAACAGGCGTTTTGTTTGCCGACTGCAAATACCCGGAGATGGTGAAGGAACGCCGGCCGACACGGTGGAACTGGTGGTTCTGG TGGCTCCGTCTCCTCCCATCTGTAAGGTAGAGGGCAGAGCTGAGTACGGCCAGAACATAAACCTGACCTGTCGCTCCGAGGAGGGCTCCCCACCCCCCACCTACAAATGGGAGAACAGGAACGTCAACAACGTCCCGCGCATGAACGAGCCACGGACCACAGACA aggGAGGAATCCTGTCCCTGTACAACATTTCCAAAGACACCTCTGGATTCTACATCTGCACCTCCACCAACAAGATCCGCTCCGCCTCCTGCAACCTCACGCTCGCCGTCATGCCAC CGTCGATGTTGGGCTCTGTGGGGCAGACGGCTGGGATCATTGCCGGAGTGGTGGCCGCCCTCttgatcatcatcatcatcgtctactgctgctgctgcaagaAGAAGGACAAGGACGAGGAGTACACCATGGG GAGGGTGGAGGCGGAGGACTACCACGACAAAGAGCCCACTGAGAATGGCGAGCATCGTGCAGCTCGAGACGACGAGCGCAACGAGCGAGACACCAGGGAGCACCGCGACCACGACGACCGCCACAGCGACTATGACGACCCCCGTAGCGACTACGACGATCGCCGTAGCGACTACACTGAACGACGCAGCGACTACGATGACCACCGCAGTGACTATGACCGCCGGGATCGATATGACAATGACCGCAGAGACCGCCGTTATGATGATGACCGCAGAGACCGTCGCTATGACGATGACCGTCGCTATGACAGCCGAGACCGTCGCTATGATGATGAGGAGTACGACGACAGACCCGCGCCTCCTGCAAACAAACCTCCGAGACGAGACTACGACGACTAA